One Amblyomma americanum isolate KBUSLIRL-KWMA chromosome 8, ASM5285725v1, whole genome shotgun sequence DNA window includes the following coding sequences:
- the LOC144101669 gene encoding guanylate cyclase 32E translates to MHLGIIPSVVSVMLVLYERPFPAVAVNETIVLGYLTGSQRLAGDRSYRRPGLAISGALTLAVDQVNLKAPLNGGLRLDVLVAETFGRERHSVLQTARLWRQNVSAFIGPQETCVHEAYLAAALNLPMVSYFCLDRETSDKQRFPTFARTRPPETHISKSVAALLAFFGWRQVALFYASRLGHVADSVMATLRSHGVRLRHVTSWNETFHYGYSPSPFEGMLGEAVAKARVFIVLGQYFEHIGLMASLDARGLLQGGEYFVVGVDVRQYDVEEPARYLTGLFREEPDPLVVRAFRSYLGIVGSPASGFEEFSVAVNEYMQRPPFNIVNAADTIGGRKKIPSEGAYLYDAVMVYAKAVNACLEHGGDYRNGKHLFEHMRGRSYQSAMGYMVRMDDNGDAEGNYTLIARKTTGQADGAFGLFPVGVFELSGNGSTLPVLRLFDTIEWIKDVPPRDEPPCGFNGEKCILWKILGIVTCGVLVLLSIFGFVAYRYWTYEQALDRLLWKLDFHEIHMRGGPSANQPTRLSASLHASQNRGGSGPSEKGSTTLMPAPTSSQLSLSSQPEFRYSQLYAPVGVYRGRLCAVKRIRTRPLAITRSLKKQLNMLRDLRHDNLCSLVGVCVEPPNVCVVTDYCSRGSLRDLLENDDIRLDAMFVASLVADLVRGMLFLHESPVRSHGDLRSANCLVDSRWVLKVADFGLSHIKYCAEDDRHQDSGLLWRAPELLRDPDGPPEGTPRGDVYSFGIVLFEMLTRAGPFGKTTLSADEIVDRVRSPPPADKQGAAPPFRPPLSQLPDQWDLEYVRALLADCWDEAPEQRPDFKAVRSRLRPMRRGLKPSIVDNMLSMMEAYVGNLEVLVDQRTDQLAQEKKRADALLYEMLPRTVADQLKRGKKFEAESFDSVTIYFSDIVGFTRLSAQSTPMEVVEMLNELYTCFDAVIEHYAVYKVETIGDAYMVVGGLARHPGVAHASQVASMALHLLKSVRHFRIRHRPHETLMLRVGLHSGPACAGVVGRKMPRYCLFGDTVNTASRMETTGTPLKIHCSESCKLLLEKAGGFILEERGLVYIKGKGDMRTYWLEGRAPGVRCRSSTGFQQFENTSAVNECQPTEGRHSCPDLGAPPWQGIS, encoded by the exons ATGCATCTCGGGATTATTCCGAGCGTCGTTTCCGTCATGCTTGTCTTGTATGAGCGACCTTTCCCTGCAGTAGCAGTCAATGAAACCATTGTGCTCGGCTACCTCACCGGATCCCAGCGACTTGCGGGCGACAGGAGCTATCGGAGGCCAGGACTGGCTATCTCGGGAGCACTCACACTCGCCGTTGACCAG GTGAACCTGAAAGCTCCACTGAATGGCGGACTCCGACTGGACGTGCTCGTGGCCGAGACCTTTGGGCGCGAACGCCACAGTGTGCTGCAGACGGCGCGGCTCTGGCGACAGAACGTCTCGGCCTTCATCGGGCCCCAGGAGACCTGCGTCCACGAGGCCTACCTCGCCGCCGCCCTCAACCTGCCCATGGTGTCCTAC TTCTGTCTGGACCGGGAGACGTCGGACAAGCAGCGTTTCCCGACCTTCGCCCGGACGCGTCCTCCAGAGACGCACATCTCCAAATCGGTGGCAGCGCTGTTGGCCTTCTTCGGATGGCGACAGGTGGCGCTCTTCTACGCCTCGAGGCTGGGTCACGTGGCTGACAGCGTCATGGCCACGCTGAGGTCGCATGGCGTCCGCCTGCGTCACGTGACGTCGTGGAACGAGACCTTCCACTACGGATACAGCCCGAGTCCCTTCGAAGGGATGCTCGGAGAGGCAGTGGCGAAGGCGAGAG TGTTCATTGTGTTGGGCCAATACTTCGAACACATTGGCCTAATGGCAAGTCTGGACGCCCGGGGACTGCTCCAGGGCGGTGAATACTTCGTCGTCGGCGTCGACGTGCGGCAGTACGACGTCGAAGAGCCCGCGCGCTACCTCACTG GGCTGTTTCGCGAAGAACCGGACCCTTTGGTGGTGCGGGCCTTCCGCTCCTACCTGGGCATCGTGGGTTCGCCGGCATCGGGCTTCGAGGAGTTCTCCGTGGCCGTCAACGAGTACATGCAGAGGCCACCGTTCAACATCGTCAACGCCGCCGACACCATCGGAGGCAGGAAGAAG ATACCGTCGGAAGGTGCCTACCTGTACGACGCCGTCATGGTGTACGCCAAGGCCGTCAACGCATGCCTGGAGCACGGAGGGGACTACCGCAACGGGAAACACTTGTTCGAGCACATGCGTGGACGCTCCTATCAGA GCGCCATGGGGTATATGGTTCGCATGGATGACAACGGTGACGCCGAGGGCAACTACACCCTGATCGCCCGCAAGACGACGGGACAGGCGGATGGTGCGTTCGGACTCTTTCCAGTTGGAGTCTTCGAGCTCTCTGGCAACGGATCGACGTTACCG GTGCTGAGGCTCTTTGACACCATCGAGTGGATCAAGGACGTGCCCCCGAGAGACGAACCGCCGTGTGGGTTTAACGGAGAAAAGTGCATAC TGTGGAAAATCTTGGGTATCGTTACCTGCGGCGTGCTCGTGCTCCTGTCCATATTTGGCTTCGTCGCCTACCG GTACTGGACGTATGAGCAGGCGCTGGACAGACTTCTCTGGAAGCTGGACTTCCACGAGATACACATGCGGGGAGGACCCTCAGCGAACCAGCCCACCAGGCTCTCGGCATCTCTG CATGCTTCGCAGAACCGCGGTGGAAGTGGACCTTCGGAAAAGGGGAGCACCACCTTGATGCCGGCGCCGACGTCGTCGCAGCTGTCGCTGTCGTCGCAGCCCGAGTTCCGCTACTCGCAGCTGTACGCCCCCGTGGGCGTCTACAGGGGCCGCCTGTGTGCCGTGAAGAGGATTCGCACCCGGCCTTTGGCGATCACGCGCAGCCTCAAGAAGCAACTCAATATG CTCCGTGACCTGCGCCACGACAACCTGTGCTCCCTGGTGGGCGTGTGCGTGGAGCCCCCGAACGTGTGCGTCGTCACCGACTACTGCAGCCGGGGAAGCCTGCGCGACCTGCTCGAGAACGATGACATCCGCCTGGACGCCATGTTCGTCGCATCTCTGGTCGCCGACCTCGTGCGG GGCATGCTGTTCTTGCACGAGAGCCCGGTGCGTAGCCATGGCGACCTGCGCTCAGCCAACTGCCTCGTCGACAGCCGGTGGGTGCTCAAGGTGGCCGACTTCGGACTCTCCCACATCAAGTACTGCGCCGAAGACGATCGACACCAAGACAGTG GGCTCCTGTGGCGCGCACCAGAGCTCCTTCGAGACCCCGATGGACCGCCAGAAGGAACACCCCGGGGTGACGTGTATTCATTCGGCATCGTCCTGTTCGAGATGCTCACCAGGGCGGGACCCTTTGGCAAGACCACGCTCTCAGCCGACG AAATCGTGGACCGCGTTCGAAGCCCCCCACCAGCGGACAAGCAGGGGGCTGCCCCACCATTCAGGCCCCCGCTGTCCCAGTTGCCTGACCAGTGGGACTTGGAGTACGTGCGCGCCCTGCTCGCCGACTGCTGGGACGAGGCACCAGAACAACGGCCGGACTTCAAGGCCGTGCGCTCGAGGCTCAGGCCCATGCGCCGGGGCCT CAAGCCTAGCATCGTGGACAACATGCTGTCCATGATGGAGGCGTACGTCGGCAACCTGGAGGTGCTGGTGGACCAACGCACAGACCAGTTGGCGCAGGAGAAGAAACGAGCTGACGCCCTGCTCTACGAGATGCTTCCCAG GACGGTGGCGGACCAGCTCAAGCGCGGCAAGAAGTTCGAGGCGGAGAGCTTCGATTCCGTCACCATCTACTTCAGCGACATTGTTGGCTTCACCAGGCTGTCGGCGCAGAGCACCCCCATGGAG GTAGTGGAGATGCTGAACGAGCTGTACACGTGCTTTGACGCGGTGATCGAGCACTACGCGGTGTACAAAGTGGAGACCATCGGGGACGCCTACATGGTGGTGGGCGGGCTTGCGCGTCACCCGGGAGTGGCTCACGCCTCCCAGGTGGCGTCCATGGCTCTGCACCTGCTCAAGAGCGTGCGTCACTTCCGCATACGTCACAGGCCACACGAGACGCTCATGCTGCGCGTGGGGCTCCACTCTG GCCCTGCCTGTGCAGGCGTTGTGGGCAGGAAGATGCCCCGCTACTGCCTCTTCGGAGACACTGTGAACACTGCTTCCCGGATGGAGACAACAGGGACAC CCCTGAAGATTCATTGTAGTGAAAGTTGCAAATTGCTGCTTGAAAAAGCAGGTGGGTTCATCCTAGAGGAGAGAGGATTGGTATACATCAAG GGAAAGGGAGACATGCGGACATATTGGCTCGAAGGCCGGGCACCTGGCGTCAGGTGCCGGTCAAGCACTGGCTTCCAGCAATTTGAAAACACCTCGGCTGTGAACGAGTGTCAGCCGACAGAAGGAAGACACTCCTGCCCAGATCTGGGCGCACCACCGTGGCAGGGTATCAGCTGA
- the Ddx56 gene encoding putative ATP-dependent RNA helicase DDX56, with the protein MSETELEFHEMGLDDRLLKAIAKLGWGKPTPIQEKAVPLILEGKDVLARARTGSGKTGGFCLPLIHRLMQYRGDEEQATRGIILAPTKELCGQIARCVSQLAGQWLRCVDVSGTADLAVQRPLLAERPAIVVGTPSRLLAHIKAGHLTLKLELLVIDEADLVLSFGHEQDLNELLTRLPNRCQTVLTSATLSPEVLNLKRLALRNPVTLKLQDGDEEQQRLAQYVIRCEEDDKFALLCALLKLRLVVGKTLIFVTTVDRCFIVKLFLEQFGVRCCVLNSELPLASRAFILNQFNEGRYEIMVASDEKGIEAVAEKGKGVKRRRNQDPEYGVCRGLDFQNVANVINLDFPTTVQAYQHRVGRTARGDRKGTALSLVKDREAHLLEAVQKTLPEGTLKPYLFRMEEIEPFRYRSKDALRAVTRIAVREARLKEIKTEMLSSQKLQSFFEENPREKQLLRHDKALHIIKHQPHLKHLPDYIIPPTLQRSLQKEGATKAGPPPVKRPKTREERNRKYGKKPRRNDPLQTFSCE; encoded by the coding sequence ATGTCGGAAACAGAGCTCGAGTTCCACGAGATGGGTCTCGACGACCGCCTCCTAAAAGCGATCGCCAAGCTGGGCTGGGGCAAACCGACGCCGATCCAGGAGAAGGCCGTACCGCTCATCCTCGAAGGCAAAGACGTGTTGGCCCGTGCACGCACGGGCAGCGGCAAGACAGGCGGTTTCTGCCTGCCACTGATCCACCGCTTGATGCAGTACCGCGGCGACGAAGAGCAGGCAACGCGAGGGATCATCCTGGCGCCCACCAAAGAACTCTGTGGCCAGATAGCACGTTGTGTGTCCCAGCTGGCTGGTCAGTGGTTGCGCTGCGTCGACGTGTCGGGCACCGCTGACCTAGCCGTCCAGCGACCGCTGCTAGCTGAGCGGCCTGCGATCGTGGTCGGCACGCCCTCGCGTCTCCTGGCCCACATCAAGGCGGGACACCTCACCCTGAAGCTCGAGCTGCTTGTCATCGACGAGGCCGACTTGGTGTTGTCCTTCGGCCATGAACAGGACCTCAATGAGCTGCTGACGCGGCTTCCCAATCGTTGTCAGACCGTACTCACCTCGGCCACCCTCAGTCCCGAGGTGCTGAACCTCAAGCGGCTCGCGCTTCGCAACCCAGTGACCCTCAAGCTCCAGGACGGCGATGAAGAGCAACAGCGCCTCGCGCAGTACGTCATCCGGTGCGAAGAGGACGACAAGTTCGCCCTACTCTGCGCGCTCTTAAAACTGCGACTCGTGGTGGGCAAGACTCTCATCTTCGTCACCACCGTCGACCGCTGCTTCATTGTCAAGCTGTTCCTGGAACAGTTCGGCGTCCGGTGCTGCGTGCTCAACTCCGAGCTCCCGCTGGCGTCGCGAGCTTTCATCCTGAACCAGTTCAACGAAGGCCGCTACGAGATCATGGTAGCCTCTGACGAGAAAGGCATCGAAGCAGTCGCGGAAAAAGGCAAGGGAGTCAAGCGGAGACGCAACCAGGATCCGGAGTACGGAGTGTGCCGAGGTCTGGACTTCCAGAACGTCGCCAACGTCATCAACCTCGACTTCCCGACTACAGTGCAGGCCTACCAGCATCGTGTCGGGCGAACTGCTCGGGGAGATCGTAAGGGTACTGCGTTGTCTCTGGTCAAGGACCGGGAAGCTCACCTTCTggaagcagtccagaagactcTTCCAGAGGGCACGCTGAAGCCGTACCTGTTTCGCATGGAAGAGATCGAGCCCTTCAGGTACAGGAGCAAGGACGCTCTTCGCGCTGTGACGCGAATTGCAGTGCGCGAAGCACGTCTCAAGGAGATCAAGACAGAGATGTTGTCGTCGCAGAAACTTCAGTCGTTCTTTGAAGAGAACCCCAGAGAGAAGCAGCTCTTGCGGCATGACAAGGCACTGCACATCATTAAGCATCAGCCACATCTCAAACACCTGCCGGACTACATCATTCCTCCTACACTTCAGCGTAGTCTTCAGAAGGAAGGTGCCACAAAGGCTGGTCCACCACCCGTGAAGCGACCCAAGACACGTGAGGAGCGCAACCGAAAGTATGGTAAAAAACCCCGTCGAAATGACCCACTTCAGACTTTCAGTTGTGAATGA